The Verrucomicrobiia bacterium sequence CGGCTCGCGGCATAAAACAGGTCCAATGGGGCTCAGAGGGTTTCAAAGCGGATTGCGGCGCTTCGCCCGTGGGCATCGAGGCCCTCAAGTTGGGCAAATTTCCGCACGGCAGGCAGGGCTTTCTTAAGTGAAGCGCGGCTGTATTCGACGACACTCGTGCGGCGCTGGAACTGGTCCACCGTCAGACCAGCGAACGAGCGGCCCGCACCGCCCGTGGGCAAGGTGTGGCTGGGTCCCGCCACATAATCGCCCAGAACGGTCGGCGACCACGGCCCGAGGAAAATGGCCCCGGCTGTCAGGAGTCTTGCCGCTAAGCGGCGGCTGTTGCGCATCATCAGTTCGCAGTGCTCGGGGGCAAGTTCATTCGCAAGCTCAATCGCCTCATCCGGTCCTTTCACCTGGATCAACCAGGCGTTTTCCAGCGATTTTTCGAGCAGCTCCCGCCGCGGGAGGCTGGAAAGTTGCCGCCCGATTTCCTTTTGGACACCTTTGAGCAGCCGGGCGGAAGTCGTAACGAGCCAAACGCGCTCATGACCCGAGCCGTGCTCTGCTTGGGCCAGGAGATCAGCCGCAATCAGCCCGGCATTGGCCGTGTCATCGGCCAATACCAGCAATTCGCTGGGCCCTGGGAGCAGGTCGATAGCCACATAGCCGAGCACCAGGCGTTTGGCTGCCACGACGTAGGCGTTGCCTGGCCCAAAAACCTTCTGCGCCTGCCCAATGGTTTGAGTGCCGTAAGCCATGGCCCCAATCGCCTGCGCCCCGCCGATCCTGTAAATCTCTGTGGCCCCAGCCGCCCGCGCCGCAAACAGAAGCGCGGCATTGACGCTGCCATCACGCGCGCAAGGAGTGCACACGACGATTTGGGGGCACCCGGCCACTTTGGCCAAGGTAATGGTCATGAGGGCGGTCGAGACCAATGGCGCTGTTCCGCCCGGAATATAAATGCCCACCCTCTGGAAGGG is a genomic window containing:
- the hisD gene encoding histidinol dehydrogenase; amino-acid sequence: MNVMRYTDRDFLQRRRALNAASSLFDPLIEQRTRAILEDVQARGDTALIELTQRFDGAQLNPERLAVTQAELVTAFLKADESLRAAVAEAEKNIARFARRSLRQAWQMPNSHGATVGEKFDPFQRVGIYIPGGTAPLVSTALMTITLAKVAGCPQIVVCTPCARDGSVNAALLFAARAAGATEIYRIGGAQAIGAMAYGTQTIGQAQKVFGPGNAYVVAAKRLVLGYVAIDLLPGPSELLVLADDTANAGLIAADLLAQAEHGSGHERVWLVTTSARLLKGVQKEIGRQLSSLPRRELLEKSLENAWLIQVKGPDEAIELANELAPEHCELMMRNSRRLAARLLTAGAIFLGPWSPTVLGDYVAGPSHTLPTGGAGRSFAGLTVDQFQRRTSVVEYSRASLKKALPAVRKFAQLEGLDAHGRSAAIRFETL